A single window of Malus sylvestris chromosome 5, drMalSylv7.2, whole genome shotgun sequence DNA harbors:
- the LOC126623236 gene encoding phosphoglycerate mutase-like protein 1 isoform X2, with translation MDNGSGPSLFPLHRCKTLHLVRHGQGIHNVEGAKNYKAYMKPEYFDARLTPLGWQQVDNLRKHVHECGLSKRIELVITSPLLRTLQTAVGVFGGEGYKDRTDVPPLMVANAGNSERPSISNLNCPPIIAVELCREHLGVHPCDNRRNISDYQFLFPAVDFSLIETDEDILWKADVRETTEEVAARGLKFMNWLWTRKEKEIAIVTHNGFLSHTLNALGNDCHPSMKKEMSKHFSNCELRSMVIVDRSMAGSDSSTTDYPRKIPSGLDLPSDVADEKYRGKEKVRTQV, from the exons ATGGACAATGGTTCTGGTCCAAGTTTGTTTCCGCTGCACCGATGCAAAactcttcacctg GTGAGGCATGGACAAGGAATCCACAATGTAGAGGGAGCTAAGAACTACAAAGCATACATGAAACCTGAATATTTTGATGCACGCCTTACTCCACTAGGCTGGCAGCAG GTTGATAATTTGCGTAAGCATGTTCATGAATGTGGGCTTTCCAAGAGGATTGAGTTAGTCATTACATCTCCTTTGCTAAG GACTCTGCAAACGGCTGTCGGAGTATTTGGAGGCGAGGGTTACAAGGATAGAACGGATGTACCGCCTCTAATGGTGGCAAATGCAGGAAATAGTGAACGCCCatcaatttcaaatctcaactGCCCACCAATCATTGCAGTAGAGCTTTGTCGAGAACATTTG GGCGTTCATCCCTGTGATAACAGGAGGAACATCAGCGACTATCAGTTTCTATTTCCTGCGGTTGATTTTTCGCTG ATAGAAACTGATGAGGATATATTGTGGAAGGCCGATGTGAGGGAGACGACAGAGGAAGTTGCAGCTAGGGGATTGAAATTCATGAACTG GTTGTGgacaaggaaagagaaagaaatagCGATTGTTACTCATAACGGGTTCTTGTCTCACACGCTAAACGCACTAGGAAATGACTGTCATCCTTCGATGAAAAAAGAAATGTCCAAACA CTTTTCAAATTGCGAGCTTCGCTCCATGGTCATTGTTGACAGAAG TATGGCAGGGTCCGATTCATCAACAACTGATTATCCACGAAAGATTCCTTCGGGGCTGGATCTCCCTAGTGATGTTGCTGATGAGAAGTACCGTGGGAAAGAAAAGGTCCGAACTCAAGTGTAA
- the LOC126623236 gene encoding phosphoglycerate mutase-like protein 1 isoform X1, translating into MDNGSGPSLFPLHRCKTLHLVRHGQGIHNVEGAKNYKAYMKPEYFDARLTPLGWQQVDNLRKHVHECGLSKRIELVITSPLLRTLQTAVGVFGGEGYKDRTDVPPLMVANAGNSERPSISNLNCPPIIAVELCREHLGVHPCDNRRNISDYQFLFPAVDFSLAKTDEDILWKADVRETTEEVAARGLKFMNWLWTRKEKEIAIVTHNGFLSHTLNALGNDCHPSMKKEMSKHFSNCELRSMVIVDRSMAGSDSSTTDYPRKIPSGLDLPSDVADEKYRGKEKVRTQV; encoded by the exons ATGGACAATGGTTCTGGTCCAAGTTTGTTTCCGCTGCACCGATGCAAAactcttcacctg GTGAGGCATGGACAAGGAATCCACAATGTAGAGGGAGCTAAGAACTACAAAGCATACATGAAACCTGAATATTTTGATGCACGCCTTACTCCACTAGGCTGGCAGCAG GTTGATAATTTGCGTAAGCATGTTCATGAATGTGGGCTTTCCAAGAGGATTGAGTTAGTCATTACATCTCCTTTGCTAAG GACTCTGCAAACGGCTGTCGGAGTATTTGGAGGCGAGGGTTACAAGGATAGAACGGATGTACCGCCTCTAATGGTGGCAAATGCAGGAAATAGTGAACGCCCatcaatttcaaatctcaactGCCCACCAATCATTGCAGTAGAGCTTTGTCGAGAACATTTG GGCGTTCATCCCTGTGATAACAGGAGGAACATCAGCGACTATCAGTTTCTATTTCCTGCGGTTGATTTTTCGCTGGCAA AAACTGATGAGGATATATTGTGGAAGGCCGATGTGAGGGAGACGACAGAGGAAGTTGCAGCTAGGGGATTGAAATTCATGAACTG GTTGTGgacaaggaaagagaaagaaatagCGATTGTTACTCATAACGGGTTCTTGTCTCACACGCTAAACGCACTAGGAAATGACTGTCATCCTTCGATGAAAAAAGAAATGTCCAAACA CTTTTCAAATTGCGAGCTTCGCTCCATGGTCATTGTTGACAGAAG TATGGCAGGGTCCGATTCATCAACAACTGATTATCCACGAAAGATTCCTTCGGGGCTGGATCTCCCTAGTGATGTTGCTGATGAGAAGTACCGTGGGAAAGAAAAGGTCCGAACTCAAGTGTAA